A window from Cryptomeria japonica chromosome 1, Sugi_1.0, whole genome shotgun sequence encodes these proteins:
- the LOC131040358 gene encoding putative receptor protein kinase ZmPK1, protein MANRDQPVNGWDSSLRFLNDGDLLLVDAGGIPIWRTDTKGVGVKEALLLTTGNLVLRSDSEQIVWQSFDFPTDTLLPEQTFTKNSKLISRMELGNYKSGYYRFYFNDDNYLGLIYQGLNLASKYWPPQPNTAYGVFDIGRTTYNITRLASLDQFGGFISSDMFIFHASDYGEAPLRRLTLDIDGNLRLYSLDSQNLTWAITWIALIKQCNVHGLCGFNGVCTYTPEPKCICPPGFEMEDSTDWFKGCRLIQKLSCTPNNAQFLRLPYTDYYGYELPGYAYGLSLQVCRKICMDDCFCLGFAYATTGSGECSPKYLLTSGLQSPGVARDMYIKISASDSSAKNVSSMLMLMRSGSSQCSLEPQVQQQNTSSGVSKKRRSQIVTATASVLTAIGVTEIVCIALGWGFLFRIFRSPSVHNYQGYSAVPGGLRRFKFSELSRATKNFKDSVGKGGFGSVYKGLLLPENKLVAVKRLEGVSQGEDEFRAELSMIGRVNHMNLVQMLGFCAEGDQRLLVYEYVEKGSLDNYLFTHDSSRVLDWNNRFQIAMDTARGLAYLHEECLEWILHCDIKPENILLDEHFHAKVSDFGLSKLVDKELENDKEISALAFSKIRGTRGYLAPEWTMNLPITAKADVYSYGILLLELVSGRKAAEFNVSGSNFVQWAFDSVRENRWTDNLVDPKLGGRDMDWKSKVEMERVLKTALLCIKQDKNKRPSMSRVVEILMLPISINDSGVHVEIDTEI, encoded by the coding sequence ATGGCCAACAGAGACCAACCGGTCAATGGATGGGATTCTTCTCTCCGTTTTCTAAACGATGGCGACCTCCTTCTGGTGGACGCAGGCGGAATCCCCATTTGGAGAACTGACACCAAAGGCGTCGGTGTTAAGGAAGCTCTGCTTCTCACCACAGGAAATCTGGTGTTGCGCAGTGATTCTGAACAAATAGTTTGGCAAAGCTTTGATTTTCCCACTGATACCCTGCTTCCCGAGCAGACATTCACAAAGAATAGTAAGCTTATCTCAAGAATGGAGTTGGGTAATTATAAATCTGGCTACTACCGCTTCTACTTCAACGATGACAATTACCTGGGGCTCATTTATCAAGGTCTGAATCTGGCCAGCAAGTATTGGCCGCCTCAACCGAATACTGCATATGGTGTATTTGACATCGGCAGAACTACTTATAACATTACTCGCCTGGCTTCTCTTGATCAATTCGGTGGCTTCATATCAAGCGATATGTTCATTTTTCATGCCTCGGATTATGGAGAAGCCCCTCTCAGAAGATTAACACTGGATATTGATGGGAACCTGAGATTATACAGTCTGGACTCACAGAATCTCACCTGGGCGATAACGTGGATTGCTCTTATCAAACAATGCAACGTCCACGGCCTCTGTGGATTCAACGGTGTGTGCACATATACACCAGAGCCCAAGTGCATCTGCCCGCCTGGTTTTGAAATGGAAGACTCAACAGACTGGTTCAAAGGCTGCCGGCTCATTCAGAAACTCTCCTGCACCCCAAATAATGCTCAGTTTCTCCGGCTTCCTTACACAGATTATTATGGTTACGAGCTGCCTGGGTATGCATATGGGTTATCGCTCCAAGTGTGCAGAAAGATCTGCATGGATGATTGCTTTTGTTTAGGCTTTGCTTACGCAACTACTGGCTCAGGAGAATGCTCCCCAAAGTACCTTCTTACCAGCGGATTGCAATCTCCCGGGGTAGCCCGCGACATGTACATCAAAATATCTGCCAGCGATTCTTCAGCGAAAAATGTCTCATCTATGTTGATGTTGATGCGATCGGGCTCATCACAATGTTCGCTTGAACCCCAAGTGCAGCAGCAAAATACTTCGTCTGGCGTTTCAAAGAAAAGAAGAAGTCAGATAGTTACTGCCACGGCATCTGTTCTTACGGCTATTGGGGTTACAGAGATTGTTTGCATAGCACTCGGATGGGGATTTCTCTTCCGGATATTTCGCAGTCCTAGTGTCCATAATTATCAAGGTTACTCTGCCGTTCCTGGGGGACTCAGAAGGTTCAAGTTTTCGGAGCTTAGTCGAGCGACTAAAAATTTCAAGGACAGCGTGGGGAAGGGAGGATTTGGGAGTGTGTACAAAGGCCTCCTCCTCCCCGAAAATAAATTGGTGGCTGTGAAGCGATTGGAAGGAGTGTCTCAAGGAGAAGATGAATTCCGGGCAGAGCTGAGCATGATTGGGCGAGTGAATCACATGAATTTGGTTCAAATGCTAGGGTTTTGTGCGGAGGGTGATCAGAGGTTATTAGTTTATGAGTATGTTGAGAAGGGTTCTCTGGATAATTACCTGTTTACCCACGACAGCTCAAGAGTTCTAGACTGGAACAACCGATTTCAAATTGCAATGGACACGGCGAGAGGGCTGGCTTATCTGCACGAGGAGTGCCTTGAATGGATTCTCCACTGCGACATCAAACCAGAGAATATTCTTCTAGACGAGCACTTTCATGCAAAAGTTTCAGATTTTGGCTTGTCAAAGCTGGTAGACAAGGAGCTTGAAAATGACAAGGAAATTAGCGCTCTCGCCTTCTCTAAAATACGGGGGACGCGAGGGTATCTGGCTCCCGAATGGACAATGAACCTTCCAATCACAGCCAAGGCAGACGTTTACAGTTACGGCATTCTTCTCTTGGAATTGGTTAGCGGGCGGAAGGCTGCGGAATTTAATGTGTCTGGGAGTAATTTTGTGCAATGGGCTTTTGACAGTGTTAGAGAAAATAGATGGACGGACAACTTGGTTGACCCGAAATTAGGAGGGAGAGATATGGATTGGAAATCAAAGGTCGAAATGGAAAGGGTGTTGAAAACAGCATTGTTATGCATTAAGCAGGACAAGAATAAGAGGCCTTCCATGAGTCGGGTCGTTGAAATATTGATGCTCCCGATAAGCATAAACGACAGCGGTGTACACGTGGAAATAGATACTGAGATATAG